Genomic window (Pradoshia sp. D12):
TAATATCTTCGCCAAAGTATTTCATACTAATTTTTGATAGAGTACCGTTTTTGCGCAGTTCCTCAAGTGCTTTATTAACCTCTTCAAGAAGTTTTGGATTATCCTGTGGAAGCACTATAGCTTGCTCACTTCGTTCAATCAGCTGTTGTCCAACAATTTTGAAGCCTTCTTTGGCAGCGGTTTTCCCAGTGACAAAATCGGTAATGACAGCATCATGTCGGCCATTGCTTAATGCCTTGAGTGCAGTCACATCACTATCGTATGTTTTAATATCAGATGTATATCTGCTCGCAGTGTCTGCATATGTAGATCCTTTGGCGGCTGCAACTTCTTTCCCTTTTAAATCTTCAACTGTCTTGATATCACTGTCTGGACGGGTGAAAATTTGTGGTCCTGAATAGTAGTAGGGAGTGGAAAAGAGGACGAATTTTGAACGTGCCTCATTAATGGTATGGCTGGCCACTGCGGCATCAGCTCTCCCAGTTTTTACACCTTCAACAATTCCCTTGAATTTCATTTGTTTTTGGACAGGCTCAAGCCCCAATTGTTTAGCGATGGCTTCCCCAACTTCAATATCAAAGCCAGTCATTGTCATATCATCGTTCATATAGCTGAAGGGCTTAAATTCCCCGGAAGCGGTGAAAACGAATTGATCGTTATTAATCAATTCTGCCCCGCTTGCCATTTGCTCCTTTTCTGCACAGGCAGTCAAGGAACCTAGCAGAAGGAGTAGAAAGATAAACGGAAGAATATTTTTTTTCATTCCAGTTGAATCTCCTTTCAGTGTCAATAGAGCTTGCTTTCTAACTAAATACCCATTAATGCCAGTAATTAACCAAAATACTAAAAAACAACTTTATTGGAATAGCAAATAGTAAGAAGAAGGACCTGTATGTCATCATAGAATACGCTGAGATTTTCAGGTATACTGATACTAATTAATAGGGAATAAATAGTATAAAGAAGAAGCTGAAAGATGAATTTATCGCTGATATAGATTTGAATAACTTAAGGAGTGATTTTCAGATGGAATATGATGATAAAGTCAAAAACCGTATTAAGAGGATGGAAGGTCAATTACGCGGGATACTTAAAATGATGGAGGATGGAAAAGATTGCAAAGAAGTCGTGACTCAGTTATCTGCGGTAAGGTCTGCAGTAGACAAGACAATTGGAGTCATTGTCAGCAGTAACCTTATTGAGTGCGTAAAAAATGCGGAAGATGTAGAGAAGGAAAAGTTAGTGAATGAAGCAGTGCATCTGTTGGTCAAAAGTCGCTGAGAGTTTCGGTTGGCTTTTTTTAATAAAATTTGATATACCTATAGGGGTAATGTTACGTTGAAATCTTAAAGGAGGCGGAATCAGTACGATGAAAACAATTGAGCCACAAGAAGTGGAAGCAAAACTAGCTGAAGGGCAGTCCTTAAATATTATTGATGTTCGTGAAGTAGATGAAGTACGTAACGGGAAAATTCCAACAGCGGTTAATATTCCATTAGGCCTGCTTGAATTTCGGATGAATGAGTTAGATAAATCAAAAGAATATATAGTTGTTTGCCATGCAGGAGGAAGAAGCGCCAGAGCTGTTCAGTTCCTTGAATCTGAAGGATACGATGTGACCAATATGAATGGTGGCATGCTAGAGTGGGAAGGGAAAACTGAATAATAAGAAAAGACGAGAACTTGGGGTCTATCCCATTCTCGTCTTTTTTGCAATCATTTTTTTGAAATTAATTGAGTTCAGGTGAATTAATAGAATCCTAATGTTTTTTATTGATGTCCATATCAGTTTACTGGATCCAATTAAATTCTTTGCTCCTACATAATAGGAAAATCCAAATGTAATCAACAAAATCTTAATAAAAATGGGTTCATAATACTAACTTACTATTCTAGCAATAAGCATACAACCATTCAGTGTGTATGCTCCTTTTATTATTTACTCGGATGCTTTTTTCACTTCAATATATAAAAGATGGTGATCTTCAGCATCCTCTACAGTAAAGATGAATCCATCCTCTTCCAATGTATCCCCAATGGCTGCATCGATTTTATGAGTTAAAAACCAACCGCCTAATGTATCTACATCCGGATAGTCCATTTGTATTCCAAGCAAATCCTCAATCTCAGACAATAGCATTTTTGCATCTAGAATATAATGATAGTCACCTATTCTACGAATCTCTGGTAGCTCATCTGTATCGAACTCATCGCGGATTTCCCCAACGATTTCTTCAAGAATATCCTCAACCGTAACAATACCGGAAGTACCGCCGTACTCATCAAGTAACACGGCTATGTGTATGCGTTCCTTCTGCATTTTCACAAGTAAATCGTGAATAGGAATCGTTTCAATTACCGTGATAAGTGGTTTAACATAATCACGGATTGGCATATCTGTTTTCAAACCGCTTCTAAGACTGGCTGTTAGTAATTCTTTAACATTCACAAATCCAATAATCGTATCTTTATCTCCATCTGTAACGGGATAGCGCGTATATTGTTCATTATTTAAAGAAGCAACAATATCTTCTAAAATATCATCCTTTTGAAACGTTTGAATTTCTGTTCGAGGCACCATGATTTCTCTGGCAATCCGATCATCAAATTCAAAGATATTGTTTACATATTTAAATTCAGATTGATTGATTTCTCCCTTTTTATAACTGTCAGTCAGAATCATCCGCAACTCTTCTTCAGAATGGGCAATGTCTCCTTCGCTAGCCGGTTTAATGCCAAATAGGCTTGTGATAAATCGGGCAGAATGGTTCAATGCCCATATAATCGGAAACATCACTCTATAAAACATAATAAGCGGCCGTGCGAAATTCATTGTAATCGTTTCTGCTTTTTGAATCGCAACGGATTTAGGCGCCAATTCTCCCACTACAACATGTAAAAAGGTAATAATAGAAAATGCAATCACAAAGGAAATAATACTTGCTACAGAATCCTGGATGTGCAATTTTTCAAATAGGGGATCAATGAGATGTTTAACGGTGGGCTCCCCAAGCCAACCGATCCCTAATGATGTAATCGTAATCCCAAGTTGTGTCGCTGACAAATATTCATCTAAATGTGTTACGACCCTCTTGGCTGCCATTGCTTTTCGATTTCCTTCTGCAACAAGCTGATCTATTCTGGTCGCACGGACCTTAACAATGGCAAACTCTGATGCCACAAAGAACATCGTACTCACCAATAAAAATAAAAGTAAAACTATATTAACTATGTCCATCGTCTCCATTCAATCTCTTTACCCGTCCGGAGTAAAGATTCACCTCCTGACAAATATCCCTTTGTATATTTCTTCACCATCAGGAACGGGTTTAAACTTTTTTGCGACATATGGGAAAAAATACACATATAAACAGGATACTCCTGTAAGTGACTTTGCTCAATCTTTATGATACTCTTTAAATAGAAAGAATCATGAATGGTGGGCATTCATGATTCTGCAAAAGCCACTCCTTAACGGAGACGAGTATTGATTTTTTTAGGCCTCACTATCTTTTTAGAGCAGTGAGGTCTATTTTTTATTATTTATCGTGATTACTGTTAGAAGTAAGGTGGCAAAGCTGTTACCATAAATGTCTCAAAGATTGACATGGGACATCACTCCATTTCGGATGGTTGGTGTCTGCTTAATGGAAGTGACTTTTGCTAGTTCATTATAGCATACATTTAGTAACAATAAGAACAAGTGTTCGTTTTAAGTGGAAATAATGACTTTCGACTCATCAAAAAAGCTGAGATATATTTATCCCGACTTGGATTCCAATGGTTTTTCTGAAATAATAATCCCATCATCATCAGCATACACAAATTGTCCAGGAGTCCATTCTACGTTTCCGAATGATAGTGTTCCGCCTTTTGTACCTTCGCCTCTCTTTTTACTTTTAAATGGGCATGTTCCAATCGCTTTTATTCCAACTTCTATATGGGCCAAGTCAGCTGAATCCCGGACACAGCCATTAATAATGATTCCGTTTATTTTTCTCTCAGCTGCAATGGCTGCCAACTGGTCACCCAATAATGCACAATTTAGAGAGCCCCCACCATCTACAACTAAAATAGTTCCAGTCTCAATCGTTTCCAAGCTTTCTTTTACCATTGAATTGTCTTCATATACCTCAACGGTTCGTATTTCGCCCTGAAATTCCTTTTTCTTACCATAAGAATAGAAAGGGGTTTTACATAGACTTAACCTGTCAGCGTACTCATCACATAAATCAGCCGTTTTCATGGAAACATCCTTTCAAAATTTAGTTGCAAGTTAATTATATTGAATTTTCTGTAAATTTTCCATTTATTAAGAGATGAATGTTTCTAAATACCGGCTTCATGGGAATATAAGAGATACAAGTTTTCTGAAGATAAGGAGAAAAAATAATGAGTATGTTTAATAAGGTACTATTTATTTACAATGGTTCTGCCGGTCAGACAGAAACAGATCGGGCACTTGCCGCCGTACTCCCTGTAATTAGTACTGAAACGAAAGAATTAAAAGTGGTGCAAACGGAAGAGGCAGGTGAAACCAAAAAAATCTGTCTTAAGCTTGGGGAAGAATATGACCTTGTTATTATCCTTGGTGGAGATGGAACGGTACATGAAGCTGTCAATGGGCTTGCTGCTCTGGATAAGAGGCCTGTTTTAGCTATTTTGCCGGGTGGTACATGTAATGATTTCAGCAGAATGCTTAATATCCCGCAAAATCTAAAAAAAGCGGCAGAGACAATCAT
Coding sequences:
- a CDS encoding metal-sensitive transcriptional regulator, producing the protein MEYDDKVKNRIKRMEGQLRGILKMMEDGKDCKEVVTQLSAVRSAVDKTIGVIVSSNLIECVKNAEDVEKEKLVNEAVHLLVKSR
- a CDS encoding hemolysin family protein produces the protein MDIVNIVLLLFLLVSTMFFVASEFAIVKVRATRIDQLVAEGNRKAMAAKRVVTHLDEYLSATQLGITITSLGIGWLGEPTVKHLIDPLFEKLHIQDSVASIISFVIAFSIITFLHVVVGELAPKSVAIQKAETITMNFARPLIMFYRVMFPIIWALNHSARFITSLFGIKPASEGDIAHSEEELRMILTDSYKKGEINQSEFKYVNNIFEFDDRIAREIMVPRTEIQTFQKDDILEDIVASLNNEQYTRYPVTDGDKDTIIGFVNVKELLTASLRSGLKTDMPIRDYVKPLITVIETIPIHDLLVKMQKERIHIAVLLDEYGGTSGIVTVEDILEEIVGEIRDEFDTDELPEIRRIGDYHYILDAKMLLSEIEDLLGIQMDYPDVDTLGGWFLTHKIDAAIGDTLEEDGFIFTVEDAEDHHLLYIEVKKASE
- a CDS encoding rhodanese-like domain-containing protein produces the protein MKTIEPQEVEAKLAEGQSLNIIDVREVDEVRNGKIPTAVNIPLGLLEFRMNELDKSKEYIVVCHAGGRSARAVQFLESEGYDVTNMNGGMLEWEGKTE
- a CDS encoding transporter substrate-binding domain-containing protein; translation: MKKNILPFIFLLLLLGSLTACAEKEQMASGAELINNDQFVFTASGEFKPFSYMNDDMTMTGFDIEVGEAIAKQLGLEPVQKQMKFKGIVEGVKTGRADAAVASHTINEARSKFVLFSTPYYYSGPQIFTRPDSDIKTVEDLKGKEVAAAKGSTYADTASRYTSDIKTYDSDVTALKALSNGRHDAVITDFVTGKTAAKEGFKIVGQQLIERSEQAIVLPQDNPKLLEEVNKALEELRKNGTLSKISMKYFGEDITQKPDNKE
- the rraA gene encoding ribonuclease E activity regulator RraA; this encodes MKTADLCDEYADRLSLCKTPFYSYGKKKEFQGEIRTVEVYEDNSMVKESLETIETGTILVVDGGGSLNCALLGDQLAAIAAERKINGIIINGCVRDSADLAHIEVGIKAIGTCPFKSKKRGEGTKGGTLSFGNVEWTPGQFVYADDDGIIISEKPLESKSG